Part of the Henckelia pumila isolate YLH828 chromosome 2, ASM3356847v2, whole genome shotgun sequence genome is shown below.
ACTGGTGCAAAGATCATCCAAGCAGTCAAATATGGCAGAGAAAACGCGACGTGTGCCCCTCGGAGCTCTGGCGTGTACATGTGCACCGGCGGGATGATCAGCAGCCTGATCAAGGGCAGCTTCTTCCTGAACGCGAGCTTCTCGGGCTGCATCTGCAGCTGTAGGTGGTGGGACTAGGGGATCTCGTGCATGATAGTGAATGTTGCGGCTCTCAGGGTTCTTATACCATCCACCATGTCGAAAGATAAAATACATACTAGTCATCGCGTGGGCGGTGAGCACTTGCTTCGGCGCTGGTGCAAGAGAAGCCTCGCCAGTCAAATCGACGCCGCAAGCAGCCAAAATCCTCGAAACTGTAATGGTGAAAGGAGCGTGCTACTTGGAATTCTGAGCACAAGCCAAGTGAGCGACAGTACGCATATGTATGATCAAGATAGTCGCCAATGGAATCGCAGTAATATAGCCCAACCCATACACCATCTTATCAATTAAATACATGTCCAGGTTGCGCACCTCATTGTTCCCAGACTTCCGAGGGATGATGTTTGCACTGATGAAGTAGCAAATGAGGCGATCAATCAAAGGGAGAGTAGTAGGAAGGATGCTATAACGAGAACCAGTTTTTACCCTACGGTAGGTGAGGCACGACATAGCAAGGTTGAAATAATAGGCAGGGTCAGACAAGATAGCATCATATTGGTTGTAAACAACCGGAGGGCCCTCATTAGGAATGTGCAGAAGCTGGGACAAAAACTCACTCGTCACCTCGATGCGAACTCCCTTCACAAAAGTCTGAATTGTTTGCATCCCTGTTTTGTCCTTCTCTTCAATATTGGCATAAAACTGCCAAACCAACTCGGGATAGTAATCCCCTCGGATATCTAGAATAGAACCCCAGCCAAATCTATCAAACTCTGCTCGCAGTGGTACCTGAGCATCAATAGTCGGGTGGATCGACTTCTCAACAATCATGGAGTTACCCTTCATCTTCTCATACCACTGATAATTTTCCAAACTAGTGAACCAAGTATCATCAAAAGCAGCCCCCCCACCGCTGCAAGAAGAAGAGCTACCCCTCGCACGCTTACCCACGGTTTTTCTCGGCGCcatatcacaataaacaataaattcaGCAACACCTCTATTACTCAAACTCAATCACAAATACAGATAACCATCAAGCAGTAGGACAACCCAATCTCCCCAAACAAACAACCAAATTAAGTACCAACAACAACTAAACCATCACAGTAATCCaactttttctcaaataaacaccACAGAATTGAAATCAGCGACTAAAATCCTCGTAGCTACACCAATTACGAAGCAATTCCTcagaaatttaattataatcaaCTCCCAGCATAAATTCAACACAAACCCGACAACCTACGAACCAAAAGACAAACACAATGACGATATCAATACACCCAAAACCAACTAGATTCCATCAGCAATGGAGAAGGGAAAGCCACGCTTACCAAAGTAAAACCGACAAGATGCCCGGATTAATAGTGAGAAAAGAAAGAGCAGGGGCGGCCGATCAGAAACAGGAGCAGAAAATGAGATATGGGTGGCGTCGTGCGAATCAGAGGCGGTGCTCAGAGGGAACGTCGGCAGAGAGAGGAGGTGCGGAGGTGGTTTCTCGGCGGCACAAATGGTTGTACGGGTGAAGAATACGGAGGTGATAGCCGGAGGAGGACGAACGGGGTCTGGAGAGGGAGAAACGAGAGAGGAACAAAATTGGGGATTTAGGGATTGAAAAGGGTTTGAGACAGACAGATCGCGAGTCTGAGAGATTTAAACCAAAATTCGACATACACGGACCCCGGCAAAGGACCCATGTCCTGATCCGTGAAGCTTCGAATTGCTTGAAAAAAATGCGAACATAATCCACGGACCTCGGGTCAAGGTCCGTGTCTACATCCGTGTGCCCTCGCATTTTGCAAAAAATTCCGAGTGAAAatatgcacggaccctggagACAGGTCCGTGCAGCTTCCGTGCTTTGACGATTACGGTAATCAAAATACATGGACCCCGGACAGTGGTCCGTGCAGGGGTCCGTGTATCTACGCATTTTCACAATTTCTAGCATTTTAAATATCCGGACCCTAACACAGGGTCCGTGCAGCATCTGTGTTACCTTTTTCAGCTCAAAATAATAATCGAAAAATAACCCTTAAAAACTCTTAATCTTAAACCACACAAATTAGTTTGCATCTAAAAATGTCAGATAAAACACTCAAGCACGCAAGATGCATAAATGTACAAAGACTCCCCTTAATGATACGATTCCCAACAATATACGTGCTCTCCTCCGCAACCAATGATATATCAGCGTTAGTAAAATATCTGCACTCAACAAAAAATCACTGAGATCAAAGAAAGAAgagacaaaaataaattaaccaataaaacaaaataatacgaaataaagaaacaaaaagaaaagaaactgggttgcctcccagcaagcgctaaatttatagtctatagcccgactgtgCTTCCCTTTTAATTTGGATCTTGCAGATTCACGGTGATCTGCTCATCGACCACCTCGCCACCTCGATATACCTTAAGTCTATGGTCGTTCACTTGAAATTTTTCAGTAGCTTCGCTGGTGATTTCCACGGTGACATATGAGAAGACTTGAGTAATCGTGTAAGGGCCTGACCAACGCGACCGCAACTTACCTGACATCAACTTTAAACGagaattatataataatacctGTTGTCCCACCTCGAATTCTCGATTCATAATATTCTGATTATGCCAACGTTtggttttttctttgtaaagCTTGGCATTCTCATAAGCATCAAGCCGAAACTCTTCCAATTCTTATAACTGCAGCAACCTCTCTTCACCTGTGGCTTTgacatcaaaattcaaaaatttagtaGCCCAATAAGCCTTATGTTCAAGTTCTACAGGCAAGTGACATGATTTTCCATACACTAGATGAAATGGAGACATTCCGATTGGGGTTTTAAAAGCTGTACGATAAGCCCACAGTGCATCGTCGAGTTTACTAGACCATTATTTCCTTGAAGCACCAACGGTCTTCTCCCAGAATGCGTTTGATTTCTCTGTTCGACACCTCGACTTGACCACTGGTCTGAGGATGgtaaggtgttgccaccttaTGCCTAACCCCATACTTAGCTAACAGACTGTCAAACTGACGGTTACAAAAATGAGTACCCCCATCACTGATAATTGCTCTAGGTGTGCCAAAatgtgaaaaaatatttttcttgagAAACTGAATGACaaccttcgcatcattattttTGCAAGCACTCGCCTCTACCCATTTAGACACATAGTCTACagcaaccaaaatatatttgttcccAAAAGAAACTGGGAACGGACCCATGAAATCTATTCCCCACACATCAAAAAGTTCACAAACCAAGATATTATTAAGTGGCATTTCGTGTCTCCTAGAGATATTACCAGTACGCTGACACTCATCACACTTGGTTACATAATCATGCGCATCCCTAAACAAAGTGGGCCAATAAAATCAGGATTGGAGTACTTTAGATGCGGTTCTAGTCGCACCAAAGTGACCTCCAGTTGGACCCTTATAACAATGAAATAAAATTTCACTTACCTCTTCTTTGGGAACACACCGCCTAATTATACCATCTCCGCATATtctaaacaaataaggatcttCCCACAAATAGTATTTCAAGTCAGAAAAGAATTTCTTCTTTTGCTGATAAGTAAAGTGCGGTGGTAGAAACTTACTTGAGAGGTAATTTACAAAATCAGCATACCATGGTAAATTGTTCACCTCAAAGAgctgttcatcaggaaattcatCACGAATAATGCTATTGCTCTGAATGGGATTCTCCAGGCGTGAAAGATGGTCTGTCACTTAGTTCTCAGTGCCCTTCCTATCAATGATcttcaaatcaaattcctgcaagagaAGAATCCAACGAATTAGTCTTGGTTTTGCATCTTTTTTATTCATCAAATATTTTAGGGCCGAATGGTCAGTGTGCACGATCACTTTGCTCCCAAGCAGATAAGATCTGAATTTATCAAGTGCAAAAACCACAACGAGTAGCTTCTTTTCTGTTGTAGCGTAATTCAGCTGGGCTGCTGATAGTGTCATACTCGCATAGTAAATGACATGTATGCATTTGTCTCTCTTATGTCCCAAAACTGCTCCTAAAGCTGTGTCACTCGCATCACACATCACCTCAAAAGGTGATTCCCAATCAGGTGCTACAATCACCGGTGCAGTGATTaatttcttcttcaaaatctgaaagGCCTGCACACACTCAGCAGAAAAATCAAACGGTACATCTTTTATAAGCAAATTAGTCATCGGCTTGGCGATGCTAGAAAAATCCTTAATGAACCGCCTATAAAATTCAGCATGTCCTAAAAAACTACGCACCCCTTTCAGATTTGATGGCGGAGGAAGTTTCTCAATTACCTCAATTTTCTCTTTGTCAACCTCAATTCCACTTTCAGAAATTTTATGTCCTAAAACTATTCCCTCTCTCaccataaaatgacactttTCCCAGTTCAAAACTAAATTGGACTCTTCACATCTTTCTAAAACCTTAGACAAATTTAGCAAGCATCAAATGAAGAGCCAAAcactgaaaaatcatccatgaatatttcaataaaatccTCAATCATGTCATGGAAAATTGCCATCATGCAGCGTTGGAAAGTAGCCGGTGCGTTACAAAGACCGAATGACAttcgtttatatgcaaaagtccCGTAAGGACATGTAAAAATGGTTTTCTCTTGATCCTCAGGATCAATGGGAATTTGCATATAACCCGAATAGTCATCCAAGAAACAATAAAAAGGATATCCGGCTAATCTTTTcaacatttgatcaatgaagggTAGGGGAAAATGATCTTTACGGGTTGCATCATTAAGTTTTCTATAGTCTATGCAAACACGCCAACCCGTAACAGTCCTAGTGGGAATTAATTCATTATTCTCATTTTTCACAACAGTAATCCCACCCTTTTTCGGAACAACCTGGACAAGACTAACCCACTTACTATCAGGGATGGGATAGATAATATCTGCATCCAGAAGTTTGATTACCTCCTTCTTTACCACTTCTTGCATAGCAGGATTAAGCCGCCTTTGAGGTTGGGTTGATGTTTTGTGATCAGCTTCCATCAgaattttgtgcatgcacatggaAGAGCTGATCCTCTTTATATCCTCTATGCTCCACCCAATGGCCTTGATATTCTCCCTCAACATGCGAGTCAATTTTTATTCTTCATCCTCTGTCAAAGTAGAAGAAATAATTACAGGCAGTTTGTCATTAttaagcaaaaataaatattttagatgCGAAGGGAGAGGTTTCATTTCAAGGAGAGGGGCTTCTTCAACTGATGGCTTTAATGCTCTTGGAACATGTCCAAGCTCCCCAATCCTTGAGTTTACCATCCTTGAGATTGGTTTGCCGGCGTCCAAATACTGAATGCATTCCTCAATCTCCTCCTTATCCAATTCTTTTGGTGCTGGATGTGTCAAGCATAACTCCAAGGGATCTTCACAAATAAATTCCTGCACATCACACTCAACAAACTCATCAGTAGCATCAATTCTAAAACAATTAGAAACATTAGACGGATATTTCATAGAATGAAACACATTAAACACTACCCTCTCATCATTTAACCTCAGCACCAATTCACCCTTCTGGACATCTATCAAAGCTTTCCTAGTGGCCAAAAatggtctacccaaaataagaggaatctcacgatcctcttccatatccaaAACAACAAAGTCCACCaggaaaataaatttatcgaCCTTAACTAAAACATCCTCTACTATTCCCCTAGGATATTTAATCGATCTATCAGCCAACTGTAGGGAAATTATAGTTGGTTTCACCTCACCAATTCCTAACTTCTCAAAACAAGAATATGACATCAAATTAATGCTTGCACCAAGATCACACAAAACTTttctaaaaaatgattttcctaTGGTGCAAGGAATAGAGAAGCTACCAGGATCCTTAAGTTTCGAAGGTAATTTGTTTTGTAAAATTGCAGAGCATTCCTCCGAAAGCTTCACTGTCTCAAAATCTACCAGTTTTCTCttgtttgataaaatttctttcaaaaatttagcataagAGGGCATTTGAGCCAAAGCTTCTGCAAACGGGATATTAATATGcaacttcttaaaaatctctagaaattttgaaaattgagtaTTAAGttgcagttgctttgctcttTGGGGGAAAAGGGAGAGAATTTATATCAATATTGGAGTTAATAGACTTACCTTTCTCCCTTGAGTTCTCGCCTTGCTGCTTATCTGATTCTTTCTCCTTGATAGCTTTTTCAACCTCAACCTCATCCTTCTTCACCTATTCAGCTACTATGATTGCATTGACGCCTTTTGGAATTTTTTCTGTCTCACTAGGAAGTGAGCCTGGCGCCCGTGTAGCGAACTGGTTTGCTAACTGACCCAATTGGGTTTCCACTCTTTGCATCATAGCATCGTGATTCTGCCATCTCATCTCATTCTCAGCTATGTATTTTGCAAGCATGTCTTCCAGATTTGACTTATTCTCAGATGGCTTGAAACCTGGCGGCAGAGAAGGTCCAGCACCTTGTGGAGGTCTAACTGCTTGCTGAGGAGGCCTTTGCTGTGCAGGCTGCTGCGGTGGATTAAAATATTGAGGCTCTACAGAATTTTCAGCCTGTTTCCACCCAAAATTTGGGTGACTTCTCCAACCCGGATTATATGAGAAACTGTATGGATTAAACTGCTGTCGCCCTTGGTTTCACACATAATTCAATGAATCACTTTCAAAAACTGGTGGCTCATCATAAAATGAATCTGGCATGAATGGAATGCCACTCGCTGATCCTTCAACGGCCTCAGTGCTTCCCTGGATTTGATTCACTTGCTTAGATGGTGCAGATTTATTTGCTTGCAGTTGAGATACTTGATGGGTCAGTCCATCAAGTTTTGCTGTAATCGCTGTCAAAGCATCCATTTCCAGAAATCCAACTTTATTTTCTTTCCTGCTGTCTTGCCAACCAACATTGCTTTCAACCATATTCGATATGATTTCAAGTGCTGTTGCAGGAGTCTTTCTATAGAGGCTGCCATTGACAGCTGCATCAAGCATGGAACGAACAGATGAGTCGACCCCGTAGTAGAAAGTCTCTACTTGTTGGCCTATGGAGAGATCGTGTACAGGACATACtctcaacatctttttaaatctCGCCCATGCGGCATTCAGTGATTCTCCATATTTCTGCCTAAAAGACATGATTGCATTCCGCAGTTGTGTAACTTTGGTTGGTGGAAAATACTTGTGCATGAAAACTTCAACCAAACCATCCCAAGTAGTAATTGATCCTTCTGGCAAATCTCGAAGCCACTCTATTGCTTCGCCTTGTAGTGAAAACGGAAATAGCCTCAACCAAACAGCATCAGCAGTCACTCCATTGAATTTGAAGGTGTCACATATTGACAAGAATTGCTCCAGATGAGCATTCGGATCCTCAGAAGGCGCCCCTCCAAATCTGACTTGCATCTATATCATCTGGATGATGGCTGGTTTAAGTTCAAAAGTATTCGCCTGAACTGCAGGGCGAACAATGCTGGATCCATATCCTTCAACTAATGGTCGATGAAGGTCCATCAGAGTGCGGTTGTTCTCTTCTTCAGCCATATCTTCAAGCTCCTCTTCAGATTCAAAATTTAGAGCTAAGTTATGTTGCCTTCGATCTCTACGTATACGACAAAGAGTGCTTTCAATCTCCAGATCAAGTGGTATGAGGTCTTCAGAATCTCGAGCACGTCTCATATAACATGAGATATActcctgaaaaaaaaattaaagcgcACAAATCAGCCActtgaataaaaattaaaccaaaataaaataaaaacctagtctcaaataaataataaatcctaCTAGTAAACAAATAGTCCCcgaaaacggcgccaaaaacttgaccgacgATTTCGGTTGGGAAAATTCTAGCAAGTGAACTAgatcaagttataatatagttggaCAGAGTCCAAGTCAATACCACAAAGACTAATGTTTAAATACTAAGATATAGACTATTCAAATTAATCTAGGCTAATTAAAATAAGGGATATTTACGAATtaactactaaataaaataaataaattactcTAAAGCAGAGATTTTAAGCAAATTAAAATAGCAAAATAAATTTAAGACTGATTCAAGTTTCAAGAAAATGACCATGAACACACAACGGTACCAAACATCGATAATTACCACGTATTGGATTTAATCAAACAAGAATCATTCATATTCACGATGAAATTCcctagaataattattaatctatttctagaattaataaccctatttttatttaacagtccaattatttctaattgaatttaattaaacaaaaacgcattcacgagttatggaatttcagctttcgcctaaaatcgcacactgaaaccgaatactatttctagtcagtttaaccatgtgttgattaatatttttgaagctaatttcaatcttttctttttcaagtccagatcgaacaacaaacatgcaattaattggccagattaaaagcaaaaattatgcacgaatattaatcaataagtatttcgtaaataaaaaatcaatcaatctgttccatgaacaaaaatcaataGTCTGGCCCTATTGTGGCCCCGGTCAAAAGACGACTActccataataataaaatcaaacaaaagtttCATGCTTGAATtcacaataaaataaaacagaaaaagaagaaaagaaaattctCAGCAATAGTGCCGAATCTTGCTTGCATTGCGCGTTTCTTCTCTTCCAAGCACTCAGCcatcaaatcccaaaaatcTCGCAAAAGTCTAAGAGTCAAAAGTCCTCTCCAATTAGGGCTTGGCTCTATTTATATGTCTCCAAAAAGCCCTTTTTTTCGTccaaaataatgtcaaatattgcCCAAAATAATCAGAGTTCAAAAATTCTCAAGTTCTGCGCGAATTAATTTTTCCATATCTGCGGCATACACGGACCCTGGACATGGTCCGTGCCTAGGTCCGTGTATTAAAAACTCCAGCCCAAACATTTTGCGaaggtgcacggggtccgtgcattttcCTGGAAAGAGCTACTCCAAAGTCGATGGTACACGGACCCTTTTCCAAATTCCatacggggtccgtgcattattTTTCTTTAACTCTCTATTGCTTTGAAGGTGCACGGACCCTCTTTCAAAGTATGCACAGGGTACGTTCATTAAATTTCTCTTCAATCCTCCTTGCCTCTTATGATTTTTCGGTGTCTTCCGGTCAGGTTCTAACGTGGCATCGCAttgtttgacttttttttttcttcaatattcaaggcTTCTCAAATTTTTAGTCAAATCTACAAACACAGAAAATATGACGATTTATGCACAAAACTCGGAATAAAATGCCAAACAAGCACGAATACGACAAAATAAAGTGCCAAATAAGCTATAAAATTCGTGCTTATCACCCAACAACTGGAATTTCCCCAAAAATTGGACTAAAGATTTGATTATTATACTGATACAAAGCTATTTCTTGCTAGTTCAACGAACTCTTACAAATTGACGTAAGCTTTAAAAATGTCTGAGTTGCATAAATTCCAACAGTTATAGTTTTTAATAAACCGACAAACCTTTAGTCCTACAGTACCGGTTTCCTAGGAAAAGGTACTATCTCTCTGTAGAAGGGCATACACTCTTTCAATCTTGCTGCTTCATAACATTATTTCATCACGAAAACCTTGCAGTTTATGACATTACTATCGCGTACAAGAACAACTGTCCTACTTTCTTGGATAATGTGTTTGGCGTGGACCCTTCTGAAGTACACATGCACCTCCGACGTATCCCTGTCGAGGAAATCCCCTCTTCGGAATCAGAGATTGCTGCCTGGTTGATGGATGTATTCCAACTCAAAGATCAGCTGCTCACCGATTTCATAGTTAATGGTCATTTTCCTAGTCAAGGAACCGAAGATGAACTTTCGACACTCGGATGCATGGCGAACTGCGCAGTGGTACTCGGTATCACCGGTATCTTCACTTACCTCACGTTTTATTCTTCCATTTTGTTTAAAGTCTATGTAGGTTTATCTTGTGTTTACCTGACTTTCGCTACTTATTTCAATATTAGACCATCGCCTATTTTTAGTTTTGAAGGAAGGTCTAATAAGAAATCGTTGTAACGGAATTGGTTCTGGGTACAATAGTTTTTCCTACTGTTTTTAACATTTTTTTGATTGCTTCACTCTCTATCCTCTTACCTAAATTGGTATTTGGAAAACACATGAAATCTTATGAAATCGTCTCGCGATGAATTGTGTGAAACGGATCTTTAATCTGATCCGACTcacgaaaaattattattattattatgtaaaaaatattgttttttagTACATATATGAATCAGAAAAACCATTTATGAATATAGATCATTGACACCATCTGACGAGACGTGGTCTAAGAACATTTATATTGACTTGATATGGCCCGTATGGGTGCATTTTGTGTCTCTTAAAAATAAAGGGCTTTAACAAATCGAATATCATACAAAGTATTCTGTATTTTTTTGGGTTTCACAAACCACAGGGATACTAAATATTATTTTCCTCGGAATTCCTTTTaagaatttatattatttataacaaaaataaatgcaatcatatttttgttttaaaatttttatccgTTTTAACTTCTAAGTTGGGCCCTTGTCCCACACGTGATTAAAGCTTAGGATCGAGGATGGTATGATCCACTGCTACAGTCATAAGTTAGTCGATGGTTCCTTTtttcatattaatattattatttttttgaaattttttatttatttatatatacgaACAAACTTTGAATAGATGAGCGGATACTTATGCTCCAATGTCATAAGTAAATGTTGCAAAAGGCACATTAGTAACAACTTTTATGTACGTCGAATTGAGTATCTCGCAACTAATAGTTGTCGTGCACAATGTGGATTGAGTAACAATTTCGTgattatggaataaaataaaatttatgttaatattttttatcTAACACATACTGAatgtgtttatttttttatggttAATTGTATATACTATCCACGTGAAAACCTCACTATCACTATTAACACTCTATGTTTTCAAATCTTGAATACACATGCATCTGAAAACATATGTGGACAACGGTGTGCGTCCTCATGATttgaaaacatgaaaatatttatactcaagatttgaaaataaaaagagttaatagattttttttttcattgagAGTTTTTAACAGTTTTAAAATATCACATGAGTTGTGCATAGAATCAACCCATTCTTTTACCATGACAACTTTCACATGGGCGAAACTTTTAAGAGGCTAGCCGGGGCTTCACCCAACGTTTTTGCGATGTATTTTTCCACCATTTCCATGGCGGAATTCGACCGAAATATTGAGTTGTGAAAATAGCACAACTTAATCTTTTTCGTTTTATTACGCCGTCttgtatatgatttttttttttgtaattttgacttatttatttattatgtatttggtTGAAATGTTGTCTAGTCATTGCAAGAAAAATGATCATCAACAACGGTTAAAAATCATTTTCGTAGGTACCtaaaaattgtttttaaaagCCGTGTTATTAAAAGTggcgctcatagacaacggtaaAAAACCGTTGTATTTTGGTCTATGACAACGATTTTGCAACAGTTTGTTACCATTATATTTTTGCACATTCGACAATAATTTGAAAACAACTTTAAAATGTTGTCTTTGAGTAATATAGACAACAGTTTTGCAATGTTTTTAAACCAATGTCTTTGAATGCAATAAACAATAGTTttataacaataaataaaaaccgttgttttttGCTTGGGATTGACAACAGTTTGACAACGTGAAAAAATCgtagtcttttcaatttaaaagCATTAGTTTGACAATATTTTAAATCCATTGTCTTTGGCTTTGTTTTGCATCGGTATAAAATCGTTGTCTTATTTAAATAATGAAATTATAACAAAATTGTGGTCATATATTTAATACATaaattgttttttaattaaaaactattGGGCAAACGAAATTTCGA
Proteins encoded:
- the LOC140883781 gene encoding probable 1-acyl-sn-glycerol-3-phosphate acyltransferase 4 isoform X2, giving the protein MYLWDLALRKGCLGYIRYVLKSSLMKLPIFGWGFHVFEFIPVERNWEVDEQVMRQRLSTFANRQDPLWLAVFPEGTDFTNEKCRKSQKFANENGLPVLKNVLLPKTRGLHICLEILRGSLDAVYDITIAYKNNCPTFLDNVFGVDPSEVHMHLRRIPVEEIPSSESEIAAWLMDVFQLKDQLLTDFIVNGHFPSQGTEDELSTLGCMANCAVVLGITGIFTYLTFYSSILFKVYVGLSCVYLTFATYFNIRPSPIFSFEGRSNKKSL